One stretch of Pedobacter riviphilus DNA includes these proteins:
- a CDS encoding TonB-dependent receptor domain-containing protein — protein sequence MKTLYRIPLILTLLFFAVTVGFAQTNPKPNISGVILDETKKPADYVTVVLFKASDSSVVKTAFTDPNGTFNFSVQGKGSYYYKASNMGYKTLKSKTIVLTEDNQKVDFGTAQLTASAQNLKEVNVAVTKPLIERKMDKIVMNVSNSSVMTGSTALEVLQKAPGVTVDQNDKISMMGKQGVLIQLDGKQTYMSSADVANLLRNMQSSEIESIELITNPSSKYDASGNSGIINIKTKKSKNGGTNGSINGSLGYGKNLRANAGLNLNHRTQKLNVFGNYNYGKFERDNLIAIDRISNGTPDIYFMQVGESKRKQYNNNLKAGLDYFIDKKNTIGILVNGYFNHGNETAGNNTLIGPSFNKVDSTLITNSLQANKYNNVSYNLNYKSVLDTAGSEISADVDYSKYKGNDGSNYENDYRFPNGDRIRPIRYTRNNTPSIIDIKAFKIDYNVSLNKTVKLEAGIKSSWVKTDNDLQAEMLVNNAWQNDVKRSNQFVYDENVNAAYTNVNKQFKNTSVQIGLRVEQTNSKGNLITTNTVVERSYWDFFPTLFVQHTLSKNNQLGFSYSRRIDRPSYDALNPFIYYLDEFTYSKGNPFLNPQYTHNFELSYTLLQKYMLSIGYSRINDVIAEVILPDAANQSLYQTNANIATNISYNANLNVPVQITKWWQTNNNLNVFYLSFKSPDLAGSALKTGKTSFQFKSQQTFTIMDGFTAEINGSYESPLDYGTLSLKARYYVDAGLSKSLFNKKASLKLALSDVFNISENNLSSAYPGLTYTVHQKNETQIGRISFTYRFGKNEIKPARRRTTGTEAEQGRMKN from the coding sequence ATGAAAACACTATACAGAATACCACTTATCCTTACACTTCTTTTTTTTGCCGTTACGGTGGGTTTTGCGCAAACAAACCCTAAACCAAATATCAGTGGAGTAATTTTAGATGAAACCAAAAAACCTGCAGATTACGTTACGGTTGTACTCTTTAAAGCATCCGATTCAAGTGTGGTTAAAACAGCATTTACCGATCCAAACGGGACATTTAACTTTAGCGTTCAGGGCAAGGGGAGCTACTATTACAAAGCCAGTAACATGGGTTACAAAACACTTAAAAGTAAAACCATCGTTTTAACCGAGGATAATCAGAAAGTAGATTTCGGAACGGCTCAGCTCACCGCAAGCGCTCAAAACTTAAAAGAAGTGAATGTAGCGGTAACTAAACCATTAATCGAAAGAAAAATGGATAAGATCGTGATGAATGTTTCCAATAGTTCGGTTATGACAGGTTCTACTGCGCTGGAGGTTTTGCAAAAAGCACCAGGCGTAACGGTAGATCAGAATGATAAGATTTCGATGATGGGTAAACAAGGTGTGCTCATTCAACTGGATGGCAAGCAGACTTACATGAGCAGTGCTGATGTGGCGAACCTACTGCGTAACATGCAGAGTTCGGAAATAGAAAGCATCGAACTAATTACCAATCCTTCGTCAAAGTATGATGCGTCAGGTAATTCGGGCATTATCAACATCAAAACCAAAAAAAGTAAAAACGGCGGAACAAACGGCAGTATAAACGGATCTTTAGGATATGGTAAAAACCTAAGGGCAAATGCGGGTTTAAACCTGAACCACCGTACACAGAAACTTAATGTTTTTGGTAACTACAACTATGGTAAGTTTGAGCGTGATAACCTGATCGCTATCGACCGGATTTCGAACGGCACACCCGATATTTACTTTATGCAGGTAGGTGAAAGCAAAAGAAAACAATATAACAATAACCTTAAAGCAGGTTTAGATTACTTTATCGATAAGAAAAACACCATTGGTATATTGGTAAACGGCTACTTTAATCATGGAAATGAAACTGCGGGAAACAATACTTTAATCGGCCCATCCTTTAACAAGGTGGATTCTACCCTGATCACCAATTCATTGCAGGCAAACAAATACAATAATGTTTCTTATAACTTAAATTATAAATCCGTTCTGGATACTGCGGGTTCAGAAATCTCGGCAGATGTAGACTATTCCAAATACAAAGGTAACGATGGTTCTAATTATGAAAACGATTATCGGTTTCCCAATGGAGACAGAATCCGCCCCATCAGGTATACCCGCAACAACACCCCATCGATTATTGATATCAAAGCATTTAAAATCGACTATAATGTATCACTTAACAAAACGGTTAAACTCGAAGCCGGGATTAAAAGCAGCTGGGTTAAAACCGACAATGACTTGCAGGCGGAAATGTTGGTAAACAATGCCTGGCAGAACGATGTAAAACGAAGCAACCAGTTTGTGTACGATGAAAATGTAAATGCGGCTTATACCAATGTAAACAAACAGTTTAAAAATACCAGTGTTCAAATTGGCTTAAGGGTTGAGCAAACCAATTCGAAAGGAAATTTGATTACCACGAATACCGTAGTGGAACGAAGTTATTGGGATTTCTTTCCAACATTGTTTGTTCAACACACGCTTTCAAAAAACAACCAGTTAGGTTTTTCTTATAGCAGAAGGATAGACCGCCCAAGTTACGATGCTTTAAATCCCTTCATCTATTACTTAGACGAATTTACCTATAGCAAAGGAAATCCCTTTTTAAATCCGCAGTATACACACAATTTTGAGCTTAGTTATACCCTATTGCAAAAATACATGCTCTCCATTGGCTATAGCAGAATTAACGATGTAATTGCAGAGGTAATTTTACCTGATGCCGCAAATCAGTCGTTATATCAAACCAATGCAAATATTGCCACCAACATCAGCTATAATGCCAATTTAAATGTGCCCGTTCAGATTACGAAATGGTGGCAGACCAATAATAACTTAAATGTTTTTTACCTCAGTTTCAAATCGCCAGATTTAGCCGGGAGTGCTTTAAAAACCGGGAAAACATCTTTCCAATTTAAATCGCAACAAACCTTTACGATTATGGATGGTTTTACGGCAGAGATCAATGGCAGCTACGAATCGCCGCTTGATTACGGCACCTTAAGTTTAAAAGCCCGTTATTATGTTGATGCAGGTTTAAGCAAATCATTGTTCAACAAAAAAGCAAGTTTGAAACTGGCCTTATCAGATGTATTTAATATATCTGAAAACAATTTATCAAGTGCATATCCGGGTTTAACATACACGGTGCATCAAAAAAATGAAACCCAAATTGGCAGAATCAGCTTTACCTATCGTTTTGGTAAAAACGAAATTAAACCTGCCCGCCGCCGCACAACGGGTACTGAAGCAGAACAAGGGCGTATGAAGAATTAG
- a CDS encoding GNAT family N-acetyltransferase, whose amino-acid sequence MITLRKAKEEDIEIIRDIAAATWPSTYLDIIGQKQIDYMLDKMYNKGELLKQFMEGYVFLIAEEGENQLGFTGYSIIEHEERIYKLHKLYVLPSAHGKGVGKILINEVFNQVKDAGGTALQLNVNKHNKAKDFYLKGGFTIKESVTLDIGDGYFMDDYVMEYKF is encoded by the coding sequence ATGATTACCCTCAGAAAAGCAAAAGAAGAAGATATAGAAATTATTAGGGATATTGCTGCGGCAACCTGGCCATCAACCTACCTCGATATTATCGGGCAGAAACAGATTGATTACATGCTGGATAAAATGTACAATAAAGGAGAGCTATTGAAACAATTTATGGAAGGGTATGTCTTCCTGATTGCAGAAGAGGGCGAAAATCAGTTAGGTTTTACAGGTTACTCTATTATTGAACACGAAGAGCGTATTTATAAGCTGCACAAGCTTTATGTGCTGCCATCGGCGCACGGTAAAGGCGTTGGGAAAATCTTAATTAATGAGGTTTTTAACCAGGTAAAAGATGCCGGAGGTACTGCATTACAGCTGAATGTGAACAAGCATAATAAAGCCAAAGATTTTTACTTAAAAGGAGGTTTTACCATTAAAGAATCAGTAACGCTTGATATAGGCGACGGTTACTTTATGGATGATTATGTGATGGAATATAAGTTTTAA
- a CDS encoding thiamine pyrophosphokinase, with product MSSHHIVKEKQEPALYIDELGNFNEELLGQLLEWSPTLLVNGENYDKIFSLGLKVDVLVNGNEQEAQEDTKVIQGPVDALMVAVNYLYEEKYPAVNVIAKKFDLEKFAGFEDKINLVVFTERAKHYPIKSGFSVWKPAGSEFLIHGNRYIEVTNLEQNEEEIFIVVKDGFVEFTFSGQPIFISEPI from the coding sequence ATGTCTTCACACCATATTGTAAAAGAAAAACAGGAGCCGGCTTTATACATCGATGAGCTTGGGAATTTTAACGAAGAACTTTTGGGCCAACTACTCGAATGGAGCCCTACACTTTTGGTTAATGGAGAAAATTACGATAAGATTTTTTCCTTAGGCTTAAAGGTAGATGTGCTGGTAAACGGGAACGAGCAGGAAGCGCAGGAAGATACAAAAGTTATTCAGGGGCCTGTTGATGCTTTAATGGTGGCCGTTAATTATCTTTACGAAGAGAAATATCCGGCAGTGAATGTAATTGCAAAGAAATTCGATCTGGAGAAATTTGCAGGATTTGAAGACAAAATTAACCTGGTGGTATTTACCGAAAGAGCAAAGCACTACCCCATAAAATCGGGATTCTCGGTTTGGAAACCTGCGGGAAGTGAATTCCTGATCCATGGTAACCGATACATCGAAGTAACTAACCTTGAGCAGAATGAGGAAGAAATTTTTATTGTAGTTAAAGATGGCTTTGTAGAATTTACCTTTTCAGGACAACCAATTTTTATTAGCGAACCAATATGA